Sequence from the Deltaproteobacteria bacterium genome:
GGGGAAGGCTTTTGTGCTCTTTACTTCTTATCGAATGCTTAATGACGTATACGGCAGGCTTGCTCACAGTGAGCTTCTTTCTCCATACAGGATGATGCGCCAGGGGGACGGTCCGAGAAGTCTTCTTCTGGACAGCTTCAGGAAAGATAAACATTCCATCATCTTTGGAAGTGATTCCTTCTGGGAAGGGGTAGATGTGCCGGGTGACGCACTCATGAATGTTATTCTTGCCAAACTTCCTTTCAGCGTTCCCGATGACCCACTCATCGAGGCAAGGGCTGAAATGCTGGAAGCGGATGGAAAAAATGCTTTTATGAGCTATTTTCTGCCACGGGCCGTTATCAAGTTCAAGCAGGGCTTTGGCAGACTCATAAGAAATAAAAGGGACAGGGGGGCTGTTTTGATTCTCGATTCGAGGATAGTACGAAAAAGTTACGGCAATGCCTTTTTGAGTTCCTTGCCCGATTGTAATGTGCAAAAACTGCCTGCCGGGGATTTGGTGGAAAGTCTGAACCGTTTTTTCATGGATATGGAAGTATAAAACCCCTAAATAGCTTGACAATTTTCACAAATTGTTTATTATCTGTAAAAAAGAATTGAAAGGTTCATATGCTGACTGCAAAAGATATTATGTCCGGGGATGTTACCACCGTAACGCTTGATATGCCTATTTCCGAAGTGGCAGGGATATTTCACGATAGCGTTATAAGCGGCGCGCCTGTTATAGACGATGATGGAAGGCTCATCGGCATTATTACCGAGAGTGATCTCATCGATCAGAACAAGAAGTTTCACATTCCCACAGTGGTAGCCATTTTTGATGCTGTTGTTTACCTTGAAAGCCTGAAAACTTTTGAAAAAGATCTTCAGAAAATGACCGGGAGCAAGGTAAAAGACCTCTATACACAGGATGTCGTTTCCGTTGACCAGCATACGCCCATCAATGAAATAGCTACAATTATGTCTGACAGGCATTTTCATACCATTCCCGTTCTTGACGGGGATAAACTTGTGGGAATTGTCGGTAAGGATGATATTGTAAAGACCATGGCATCATCCGGTCCCTCCTGATTTAATTTTTTTTAAATGCATACCTCTCTCGAATTCATATTAAAGGATGTTGAAGAGACAATCGCTCTCGGTGAGAGACTGGGCACTTTTGTAAAGAGCGGACAGGTTGTTGCGCTTATCGGTGAACTCGGTGCAGGCAAGACGACACTTGCAAAGGCAATAGCCCGTGGTCTTGGTGTGGCTGACGACGTTATTGTCAGCAGTCCCTCCTATACGCTTGTCAATGAATATGATGGAAGGTTCCCTCTCTATCACTTTGATCTTTACAGATTGGAAGGCGCTCATGATATTCATGATCTCGGTTATGATGA
This genomic interval carries:
- the tsaE gene encoding tRNA (adenosine(37)-N6)-threonylcarbamoyltransferase complex ATPase subunit type 1 TsaE, yielding MHTSLEFILKDVEETIALGERLGTFVKSGQVVALIGELGAGKTTLAKAIARGLGVADDVIVSSPSYTLVNEYDGRFPLYHFDLYRLEGAHDIHDLGYDEYLEGEGVSLLEWADIAPELLPKEHLEIRMEIINDKERKMTLKARGKDSERILDRLHSKYKAGSL
- a CDS encoding CBS domain-containing protein; the protein is MLTAKDIMSGDVTTVTLDMPISEVAGIFHDSVISGAPVIDDDGRLIGIITESDLIDQNKKFHIPTVVAIFDAVVYLESLKTFEKDLQKMTGSKVKDLYTQDVVSVDQHTPINEIATIMSDRHFHTIPVLDGDKLVGIVGKDDIVKTMASSGPS